The proteins below come from a single Desulfitobacterium metallireducens DSM 15288 genomic window:
- a CDS encoding ABC transporter permease, producing MIKYIIKRILMLIPVLLGVSIIVFLIMRVFSPDPAPIVLGQHATQEAIEAWRQVNGLNDPIYLQYWHFLTGALTGNLGSSYYTKAPVIKEIMSRFPATIELAIVAIILAAVFGILIGVISAVKKNSIFDNVGMFLALVGVSMPIFWLGILLIILFSGSLHLLPSSGRIDPLLQPATVTGFYLIDSLIDGNMEAFLNALQHLVLPSVALAMYSMAIIARMTRSSMLDTLQQDYIRTARAKGISEGKVIRKHAFRNGLIPIVTVIGLQLGSLLGGAVLTETVFSWPGIGAYTVTCILKSDFPVVQGVVLLIATVFVLVNLVVDIVYAFLDPRIKYSK from the coding sequence ATGATTAAATATATCATTAAACGGATTTTGATGTTAATTCCTGTGCTGCTTGGTGTTTCCATCATTGTTTTTCTCATCATGCGCGTTTTTTCGCCAGATCCCGCTCCAATTGTATTGGGACAGCACGCAACGCAGGAAGCGATTGAGGCCTGGAGGCAAGTTAACGGACTGAACGATCCGATTTACTTGCAATATTGGCATTTCCTTACGGGTGCGCTTACAGGTAACCTAGGTTCGTCTTACTATACCAAGGCGCCTGTCATTAAAGAGATTATGTCTCGATTCCCGGCTACGATTGAGTTGGCCATAGTTGCTATTATTCTCGCGGCAGTCTTTGGTATTCTCATTGGTGTCATATCCGCGGTGAAAAAGAACTCCATTTTCGATAATGTCGGCATGTTCTTAGCCTTGGTTGGTGTTTCGATGCCGATCTTCTGGCTAGGTATCTTGTTGATTATTCTTTTCTCAGGGAGCTTGCACTTGCTGCCCTCTAGCGGAAGAATCGATCCGCTCTTGCAGCCCGCAACTGTGACGGGGTTCTATCTGATTGATAGTCTGATCGATGGCAATATGGAGGCTTTTCTTAATGCCCTGCAACATTTGGTCTTACCATCAGTTGCCCTGGCGATGTATTCCATGGCCATCATTGCCCGTATGACCCGTTCGAGCATGCTGGATACGTTACAGCAGGATTATATCCGCACAGCGAGAGCGAAGGGGATATCTGAAGGTAAGGTCATTCGAAAACATGCTTTCCGTAATGGCTTGATTCCTATTGTCACCGTCATTGGTCTTCAGTTAGGCAGCCTGCTTGGCGGTGCCGTACTCACAGAAACGGTATTCTCCTGGCCGGGGATCGGTGCTTATACTGTGACCTGTATCCTCAAGTCTGACTTCCCCGTTGTTCAAGGGGTTGTTTTACTGATTGCTACGGTTTTCGTGTTAGTTAATTTAGTAGTTGATATTGTTTACGCGTTCCTTGATCCGCGTATTAAATATTCTAAGTAG